Part of the Nitrospirota bacterium genome, CGGCGATTTCCCCACCTTTCCACCACAGGACGCGTATCTTGTACTCAAGACTGCCGTGGGAATACTCGAACTGCACGGTGAGACGCAGGAACGGGCCATCTGGCCTCTTTCCGGAACACCGATCTCCAAACTCGTCGTCGTATTTGATTTACCAAAACGAGAAGAAGCTGCTGTCCTCGCCTCGCTGATCCAGGCGGCGAAGGAACGGACGTCACCCTTCTCCCTTGAAGTAGTACTTGAAGCAGGGCCGCAACTCGAATGGGCTGCGGTGAATCCCCCCGTACAAACCGAACAAGAATATTTTGACCGGCGCGAGTCGGTTCGAGTAGGGGTTTCAATCCCGGTCAGACTGGATGTCATCGACCGCACCGGTCACTCTCATCGCCTAGCAGCACTGATGGTCAACTTCAGCAGAGGCGGTGCCTGTCTTCACCTGAATGCTCGCCCTGAGCTTCTGAGTGGCCTTGCCACGCTCCACTTCAACGCCACACAAACCCCGAGCCACCCTGGAAGCCATGAACCCAGCGTACCGGAGTCCCCGCTTCCCACCGAGATCATCTGGTCGGCGCAGCCCCCCGTAGCACCCAACGAATTTCGCCAACCAGGGTCCGACCCTGCCATTCTGGTTGGCCTCCGCTTCCAGGGTCTTACACCATATGCTGAACGTGAGGTGACCCGTGTCATCCGACAACATCTGACATCTCCAGGCGAATCGGGAATCGCCTCGCAGCAATCGTTAGTCGTCAGTATTCCGCGCGAGTGTCGGAGCCCCCGAGGCCAGACGATTGTGATGACCGACGACCACCTTCGCCAGTCGCTTACTCCGAACACCCCTGTCGTGATCATCGCTCCTGGTTATGGCCAAACCGCCTTGGATGCCATAACCTTGTCATACTTTCTGGCATACCACCAGCTACGCATTTTACGTTATGACCATACCAACCACGTAGGACTCAGCGACGGTGAACTGCAACAGACGACGTTACGAAGCATGCAGGCCGACCTCCTTAAAGTCGTAGAATTCGTCCAACATACGTGGCCGACCGCTCCCTTGATTGTCATGGCAAGCGATGTGACCGCACGAGTCGCCCTCAAAATGGCGGTGCAATCCCGTCCCCTTGACCTGCTTCTCCTGATCAATCCGGTTGTCGATATCCAGGCCATGCTCATGACCGTTCATGGTCATGACCTCGTGGCTGACTACCGGTACGGACTCCGACGGGGCATCGCAAACCTACTCGGGCTCAACATCGATGTCGATCGATTTGTCGGCGATCTCATTGCCGGCCATTTCACAGATTTGGCCTCCACAGTTGCAGATCTGCGCCTACTTCGCTCTCGATCCGTCATCGTTACGGCCCCCAATAGCCTCCTCGGACCGTTGCCTCCGGCGGACCTCCCGCAGGCTTTTCTCACTGCTTTAGGAACCCACACCAGGCTGACGACAGTCCCCGCCCAGCTGATCAACCAGGACCTGCCGCTCAATGAGTCATGCCTCCAAGCCTTTCAGCAGGTCCTGGAACAAATCGCGTCAATCGTCTCACTACCGACCGTTTCGGCCGACTTCCGTGCACAGACCCATTACATGCCAGCTCGTCAACAGCGCATCGAGATGGAGCGTACCCGTCTTCGGCACAATCTCTCACAGATCACACGCGAGGCCTTGCGGATCGCGTATCTCCAGCAACTTCCCCAACTTGGAAACCTCCGCGAGCACTGGCATCTTTTGGATAATCTCTATCGGCTTCTTAGCCCGCTCGAACCGGGCTCCATGCTCGTCGATGTAGGAGTCGGCCAAGGAGATCTAATCCGGGCCACGATGATCAACCAGACCTACCGCGCGAGGCAGCGCGGATGGAGCCAGGAGCAGCCAGCTCATATGATCGGGCTGGAATACTCCCATGACTCGCTGACACAGGCTCGGCAGAATTTTCGTGACTTGCACCGAGAGCTCAACCGTGACTTTGCGGGAACCCTTACCACCAACCCGCCTCTCACCACTGACTGGATCAACACAGATTGGATGCACGGTTTGCCCATGAAGGACCGCTCCCTCCATCGCGTCGTCTGCAATCTGTCACTCTCCTTCGTCCCCTCTCCAGTGGCCACGATTCGCGAGTGGTATCGTGTGCTCCGCCCACAAGGACGCCTGCTACTCACGGTCTTTCACCCGAATAGCGACCTTTCAGTTCTCTACCGCCAGCATCTACACAGAGCACATCAGGATGAATTTGGCCCACAAGCCCAAATTGTCATTCAATATCTTGGGCGACTCCGGGAAGCTATCCGGCATGGCTTGCTGCATACCTTCGACCAGTCCTCACTCGCCTGGTTTCTCAGGCAAGCAGGTATCCCCCTCATACCCCGTATCCTTCCCGTGCTCGATGGGCATGCTTTCCTGGCCATCATAGAAAAAGATAAATCCACTAGCTGAACGTCCCCTGCCCGTGTATACTTTCGACTGTACATCTTTGAACACATAACATTTCATCCCCAATTTGGATGTCTACAGGCTCCTCACAGAGTAGCCGCGCTCCCTGTTTGTTATGACCTTACACTCTCAGCACACCGACAGTATGGCGCCGTCCTCCAGCGAGCTACTGGACATGGTTGCCATTTTTGCGGCGGACCTGGGATCCATGACCGACCTGACGACCCTTGCGAATCGGATTATTCAAGAAATCTGTCGTGCGGGTTCCACGACCCATGGGGCGTTATTCCTCCTCGATCGCGAACGTGAATGTTATCGCCGAGCCAGCATGGTCGGTCCGATCGCTTCCGCACTGATCCCTTCGACCCTGGCCGTGACCCATCCGTTGCCTCGACATCTATCGGCAACCAACCGGATCATGACACAGAGCGACTCGGTTGGAGCCCTTCACGATACTCTCCCTGAAGCTGGGGCACGTGCCGCCATGACAGCCATGGAGGCCGCACGCATCGTGCCACATCACAATAAAGGCCGCCTGATTGCCTTCTCAATTCTCGGCAAGGGACTCCCTTTGGGAGACAATACTGTACTGGGTGAATCTGTGCTCGCCGCCCTGGCACAAACTGCTACAAATGCGATCGACACCATTTTGCTACACGATGACCTCCACCGTTCGCACACGCTCATGAAGCGGACGGATCGGCTCAAATCACTTGAAACGATCGCCGGCGGTTTTGCCCATGAAATTAGGAATCCCCTCACCTCGATCAAAACTTTTATCCAACTGGCCCCTGAAAGAAAAGATGACCCCCATTTTATCCAGAGTTTCAGCAAAGTCGTCCTCGACGATGTGCATCGCATCGAACGGCTGATCCAGGAAATTCTCGACTATGCTCGCTACATGGAACCCCAACTGACAGACGAAGACTTCAATGACATCGTCGCCTCTTGCCTGTACTTCATCGATGTCAAGGCAGACAGCCATGGGATCAAGATTGAAAAAGAGTTGGCCTCAGACCTTCCTCGTGTCATGCTGGACCGACAGCAGATCAAGCAAGTCCTGCTCAATCTTTTTCTCAATGCCATGGCAGCGATGGAAAAGTCCGGGGGGACGCTACGCGTTCAAACACGCAGGCTGGTGAAGGCGGAAGGGAATGTGTGGGCCCACATCGAGATCGAGGATACCGGTGAAGGAATCCAGGAGGCGAATCTCGAACACATCTTCGATCCATTTTTCACGACAAAACATGAAAGCGGTGAACACGAGGGGACAGGACTTGGCTTAACGATCGTCCATCAGATCATTCAAGAACATCACGGCGAGATCCTAGTAAAAAGCTCGGTTGGTGCCGGCACGACGTTTTTTGTGAGCCTGCCCGCGCTACCTGCATAGCCCTCAATACCCTATGGACACCAGTATGAAAAAAAGAGTGCTGATGATCGACGATGAAGCCCGCGTGAGAGCCTCATTGAAAGCGGTGCTGGAGCCGACGTACGAAACGATCCAAGCCGCGGATGCCCAGGAGGGCCTTGACCTGTTTCGCAAAGAGGCCCCTCATCTGGTTCTTCTGGACGTGATCCTCCCTGGCACCGACGGGCTGTCTATTCTGCAAACCATCCGTGCCGAAAGCCGGCCGGCACCGGTTATCATGCTGACAGGAACAAAATCGGTCAAGACCGCTGTCGATGCGATGAAGTTCGGCGCGGCTGATTATGTCTCAAAGCCCTTCGATGTGGAGGAACTTCGTATTATCGTCGAGCGTGCGCTGAATGACCAGGAACTCCAACAGGAGGTCAAACAGCTACGCGCGCAAGTCGTGCGGCGCTACGCCTTTCACAACCTGATCGGCAAGAGCCCGTCGATGCAGGATATCTATACCAAGATCGAACAGGTCGCCGATAGCCGCACGACTGTCCTGATTGCCGGCGAGAGCGGCACAGGAAAGGAGCTGGTTGCCAAGGCACTCCATTATAATAGCAGTCGGCGCGAGCGGCCCTTCATCGCGTTGAACTGTGCGGCCATTCCAGAAACGCTCATTGAGAGTGAGCTGTTCGGACATGAGAAAGGCTCGTTTACGGATGCCACGGCCCGCCGAGTCGGGCAATTTGAACTCGCCAATACCGGCACACTCTTTCTCGACGAAATCGGCGACCTCAGCGCCATGACGCAAGCCAAGCTCCTGCGCATTTTACAGGAACGAGAATTCACCAGAGTCGGCGGAGTGCAAGCCATCAAGGTGGATGTCCGCATCGTGGCTGCTACGAACAAGAACCTAGAGGAACTCGTTCGCAAAGGACAATTCCGCGAAGATCTCTACTACCGCATCAACGTTATCGCACTCTATTTGCCCCCCCTGAGGGAGCGTGGTGAAGACATTTCACTACTGGCAAAACATTTTCTAGCCAAACGGACCGAGGAAGACAATCGGCCCCCGCAAGAGTTCTCCAAAGATGCCGTTGATCTTCTGTCCCGCTATCCCTGGCCAGGCAATGTGAGAGAGATGGAGAACATCGTCGAGCAAGCCTTCATTTGGTCCAAGGGGTCAGACACCATTACGCCCGAACATCTCCCGACCATTCTCAAAAACGACTCTCGATCCTCTTCACTCCGGGACGACACCCTTGCCGGTCGACTGTCGCTCGAAAAAGCCGTCATGGAATTCGAGAGGGAAATTATTCTCGATGCCCTCAAGCGAACAGACTATGTTCAAACCCATGCCGCCAACCTGCTGGGAATCAGCCGCCGGATGCTCAAGTACCGCATGGATACGCTGGGAATCGGCCGACCCGACCAGGAAGTCAGCACCCGACCTCAGGCTGTCGTGCAGGAATAGCACAATAATCACCATCCCCTGTGTCGTAATCGCACAACAATAGGAAGAGACTTCAGCGTCCTATACGTAGTGCTCCGTTCAGGAAATCTACATATAGGTATCACCGACCCATGAGCCACACTATGCTGAGGGCGGGACGCGAACTCCTTGATGCGGAACAAGAAATGCTTTACAAGGTAAGTAGTTAGTGGTAGAAAATTCCAATGAGCACACCCCTGACTCCTGAACAAGAAAAGATGAAACCAGCCCTGCTCGTTATTGATGACGAGGCAGGACCACGTGATGCCCTCCAAGTCATTCTTCGCCCGTTTTTCAATGTTCAGACTGCTGAATCAGCCAGGGCAGCGATTGACCTGTTGAGCTCTCAGCGGATCGACATCATCACCCTTGATCAGAAGCTTCCAGACCGCCAGGGGATAGATCTCCTCCAGGATATCAAGCAACGCCACGCCGGCATCGAGGTCATTATCATCACGGGTTACGGGAGCTTGAAGGCCGCCATGGAAGGGATACGCTATGGCGCCGCCGGCTACCTGCTCAAACCTTTCAACGTCACGGAATTGCTTTCACTTGTTAACCAGACACTCGAAAAGAAACAACGGCTGGATTTCCTCAGAAACTTCATTGGAACATCGACCGGTCTCTGGGGATCGGAAACAGAATGCGCGCAAGCATGGAAGGAATTGCTCGCAGGGTATCATTCGATCGGAAAATCCGCATCAGACGATGCAGCCCACACTGAAGAGAACCCTGACCTTCTCCCCCTGTTCTCCGACTTACTTGAAGCAAAGGATCGCCAGTTGCTCAACCATTGCAGCCGAGTCAGTTTCTATGCCACACTCCTGGCCAACCGCATGGACCTGACCGTCGCTGAGCAGAAATCGTTGGCGCTCGGAGCGTTCCTGCACGACATCGGCAAGGTTGGGCCTGAACCCTATCAATTCGCCGACGATGAAATCACCACCACCGGCAAATCATCCGGCCAGCGCCGCCACCCGGAGCAGGGTGCGAGACTCGTATCACCTCTGAGGCTTCCGGCCGAGGTGGGCCAGATTATTGCCTATCACCATGAACGGTGGGATGGCACAGGCTACCCTCTTGGGCTTCACGAAAACGGAATTCCACGGTTGGCTCGGATCGTCTGCCTAGCCCAGACATTCGACCATCTGACCGCAGAGCTTCCAGGCCGAACACCTCTCTCGATCGATAATGCCTGCCAACGAATGTTCTCCTACTCCGGCACCCACTTTGAACCGAAGTTAACTGAACTCTTCGCGCAAGTGATCCAGGAATGCAAAGCATCCCTTCCTGCTATGGCAATGGTCACCACTCTTGCCGACCGATCGGACTCTTAGCCCGCAGCTCGTTTACCAGATAAACCAAACAGACCGGGTTATTCAGGCTGCTTGCCCTTTGCCCCTGCGATAAGTTCCGCTGCTGTTTCTCGTACTTTCTTTGTCACGGTCAGACCGCCCAGCATGCGGGCGATCTCCTCTTCCCGCCCGATGCCTTTCAACAACCTGACGGACGTGGACGCCCGTTGGCCCTCCACGCCTTTCTCCACAAGCAGATGGTGCTCCGCTTGAGACGCAACCTGAGGAAGATGGGTGATGCAAAACACTTGATGGTACGTTCCAAGTTTGCGCAGTCTCGTCCCCATCGCCGCCGCGACCGCCCCACCGACTCCCGTATCGATTTCGTCAAATACCAAGACTGGAACCTGGTCCATCTCGGCTAACACAGTCTTGAGCGCCAACATAATACGCGAAAGTTCTCCGCCTGACGCCACCCGGCTTAACGCTCTCGGTGACTCACCTGGATTGCTTGAGAGAAGGAACTCCACCCGATTCCACCCTGCCGGTCCAAGCTCCTCGGTTAACTCACCGCTGGAGACCGAGACCTGGAAAATCGCCTGCTCCATTTTCAAGGTGGCCAACTCCGCTTCCACAAGCGTCGTCATTCGCTTGGCCGCGACAATTCGCTCTCGGGACAGTTGCTCTGCCAGCGTACTAATGCGGCGGCCCTCTTCAACAAACCGGGCAGTCAATTCGGCAGCTCTCGCTTCACGATTATCGAAGACTAGAAGTTCCTCTTGCAGGGCTCTGCCCATTGCCATTATGGCTTCTACCGACCCTCCATATTTTTTCTTCAACCGTTGGATCAGGTCGAGTCGATCCTCCACGACAGCCTGCCGATCTGGGTCTGCTTCTAACTGTTGAGCGTAGTCACGCAGCCTCCCTGCAAGTTCTTTTAGTTGGATCGTCGACTCCGAGGCAACCTGCGCACAATCACTCATTGCCGGATCGGTTTGGGACAACTCTGAAAGGGTTCGTCCAATCCGCCCCAACCTTGTGAGGATAGCCTGTTCGTCCGCTTGCAACTCGAGATGTGCCTCGTGGGCGAGCTCCCTCAGCCGATACACATGGACCAGTCGCTGCTGCTCCTGTCGGAGCCGCTCTTCTTCATCAGGCAACAGGCCAGCCTGTTGAATTTCCTGAACCTGGAATCGTAAAAGCTCCTCACGCCTTGCACGGTCAGCGAGGTTGCTCTCCAACTCAGCCAGCTGCATGCGGAGATCCTTCCATCCCTGATAGACCTCCTCATATCTTCCTCGTAGTTCGAACAGGCAGCCGAATGCATCGAGAGCGTCTAATTGTTTGGGAGCAGCCAGGAGTGATTGTTGTTCGTGCTGGCCATGAATGTCGACCAGCGTGCCCCCCAGTTCTTCAAGGACGCGCAGGGGGCATAGGCTGCCGTTGACGTACACCCGGTGGCGACCCGATCGGGACAACACACGTCGAAGTATCAGCTGAGATTCATCTTGACCAATGAGTTCATGTTGCCGGAGGTGATGAAGGAGCGGATGGGTTTCTGGGAGGTGGAAGGCTGCTTCCAGATAGGCCTCATCTTCCCCAGAACGGATTTGATCGGTCGAGGCCCGTCCACCGACCAACAGGGCAATCGCATCGATGAGCAGGGATTTTCCGGCTCCTGTCTCCCCGGTCAGGACCGTGAACCCAGACTCAAATTGTAGGCTAAGCTGCTCAATCAGGGCGAAATTGACGATGCGCAGCTCGGCGAGCATTGCGGAGTGTGGCTCTAATCCCTAGGCTGACCCGGCTGGTTGCGCCAGCAGTGAATCAATCATTTCCTTGAACTGCCGCTTGGGCCTGGCCCCAACGAGTTTCTCAACGACTTGCCCGTTCTTGAAAAACAAAATCGTCGGGATACTCATGACTTGATAGCGGCCAGCGACTTCCGGGTTTTCATCGGTGTTCAGTTTCCGTACTTTCATCTTTCCTGCATATTCTTTACCTAGTTCTTCAATGATTGGAGCGACCATCTGGCAAGGGCCGCACCAAACAGCCCAAAAGTCTACCATCACAAGTTCGGACGCCTTCATGACCTCTGCATCCCACGTTGCATCTTCAACCTTCAGTGCATCACCAGCCACGTCACAGCCCTCCTTCGCTCAGCACATAATAAATAACCGTGTTGGCATCGTATACCAGCCCTCTTCGAGGAGTCAAATCCAATGGATCGGCGAGAAGTGCACGCCTCGCGAGACAGGAAGTTCACAATTCCTGGTTCGAAGTTCCGGAAACTTCGGACCTCGAACCGTTATCCTTCCAACCCGTCGCGCGTATCCCGCCAGTCTCGCGCATCACGCGCAAAGATTTGTTCATCGACCAGTCCCATCCATTCCGGGTTGGGGCATCCCTGTCTGTGGGCTCCCATACGGCCCTCCAGGCGACGCCCACGGTAGACCCTTCTCACCGATCAGCAGTGGACTGAGGATACTTCGAACCACGGCTGTGCCGTAGCTGTCCGTCCAGCCGATCCCGGTCAGGCTCAACATGAAGAAGTACTGAGTGCGATCGGGAAACTGCACATAAAAGAGCCCCAGCGACCAGCACTTGCATGGGTTTTGATAGAGGCCGACGATGTCGTACTCCGGGCTTCTGCCGTTTTTCACATCGTAATAGCCCTTCGCGCCGACCGTCCAGCCCCAGGGAGTGCGAAACGCTCCTGTCGCTGTGACAAATTCAATCTCGTCGCTTGGGGCGTAGACCTGACTAAATGAAATGGGATTCCACAGGTCTCCACGCTGTGCACGATTACCTTCCTGCGTGAAACGCTGCCCCACTTGGAGATACCAGTAGTTGGACTGCTGAACCCGAAAATCGGTATTGAATTGGCTCACTGACGACCGGTAAGGATCGAAAAACGCATCGATGGTCAGATACTGGTTAATGGCAGGCGGCTGACCGAGACCACCCCCAACACCTTGGCCAGGCGCGGCACTCTCCGACTGAGACTGAGTGAACTGAGGAGCCGTGTTGCCGATCACCGCCCGCAGCCAAAGATCAGAAAATTTCTTCCCCTCGACCGCCGTAGTCGCCGGCTGTAACGGCTGTTCCGCGTTTCCGAAGGTGGGATTCACTCCAGGTGTGAAATTGCGTGCCTGCGTCTGCACGCCCCCGACCTGCCAGCTCTGAGCCAGCGTGAGATCGAGCCAATTAAAGCTGCGGTTTCCTTCTTGCTCCAACAGCCGATTGCGGAGCATATAGGTCACCAGATTTTTCTTCGGTAGATTGTCGACCTGATCGATCTGAGTAATTTTCTCCTGAGTGGTCGGCGGGACATATTCATAGATGACGCTAGGCTCCATGGTGTGCAGCAAGGTATTGCCCTCGCTCATTCCGAAGCGGCGGCTCAGCTTCGATGTCGCATCTAGCCCCGCCCAAAAAGTCTCTCGGTGCTGGCTTTCAGAATTCTGTACCCCGTGCGTGTAGTAGACCTCGCGCAGCTTGACCTGAGGAGTCAGACCCACGATGTGGCCGAAATTCAGGACACCTGTCGACAATCCCGGTAGAATGTCGATTCGATTCTGGGTAAATCCCTGTTCACGATAGAAGTTCACAAAATTTGTTTCCGCACCCAGCAAAATCGGCGAATTGAACAAGGAGCTGTTCGGGAGACTGTAGCCGACTTCCGGCAGACGCTGAAACGTATCCGCTCCTCCTGATTGCAACGGTAGCAGGTATTGACCGAGCAGATATGTGTTTCCGTAGGCCAGCCGCTGGTTCGCCAAGAGATTCGATTCGACGCTGGGAGCTGCCCGCGCGACTCCCGAGTTGCTCAATTGCTGGAGAAAGCTTGCGTCCGTTACATAGAACGCTTTCGCTCGCAGCGACAAGTCCGGCGTAAATTGCTGTGTATGGGTCCCGGTGATCAGAGCCCGAGTCTGCTTCGCATCCTGTCCCGTCGGATCCACGCCGGCCACATCCGGAAGCTCTGTCTGCTGTAAAGCAGTGACGAGCCACTGCCCGCGAGATTGCCGGTCCAACACATACCGATACTTGAAATCGCTGCCATACCCGAGTTTCGAGTAGTAGAACGGGGAGGCCGTCAGGTCCTGACTAGGATTAATGGCCCAAAAAAAGCTTTCTTGGGCGTGCATCCCGAAACGATTGTTGTACCCGACAGTAGGAATGAGAAACCCTGTTTGTCGCTTCGAGAGCGGATATGTCAACGTGGGAATAGGGATCACCGGGACATCATTCACACAAAACCATGCACCGGTAAACGCCACACTGTCGCCGACCTTGAGGTCAAGATCCTTGAATGTAAACCGCCATGCCGGGGTCTCACCCTTCTGCGCATCGCAGTTCGTAAAGCGGCCCGCCTTTACCCGATAGTGCTCTTCGGAAAACCGCTGCAGGAGCCCCCCCTCCACCGAAGTATTTGTGGGCTTGAGATACACTCGTCCGTGTGTGACCACCCCGGCCTCGGTATTTACGTTGAGTTCCAACCGTTCGGTCACGAGATCAGCTTTGGGATCAGTAAGTCGAACGTGGCCCGTGGCAATCAAAATGCCCGGCAAAGCCTGGATCGTTATGTGATCGGCCGTCAGCCGCAAGGTGCCCTGGGTGACCATGACTGAGCCATCGGCTTCATAGATTTCTTGTTCCTGGAGATAATCAATTCTTTCTGCCGTGATATCGAGCGGTGGCGCACCAGCGGAGGTCGTCGTCGCTGAGGAACTTCCCCCATTCCCTTCGGCACCCCCTGCAAGTGGAAAGAGGATCCCCAGCATCAGCCAACCGACCAGACACATCCCCAGCCGCATCGCGATGCCTGCCATATCAGCCACGAAGCGGCGAGAGCCCACAGCCACGAAACCATGCCTTACACTCTCCGACAAGCATGAGCGAGCCCGTGACACAGACCAAACCGTCAGGCGTGGCTAGCTGATTGGCAAGCGCCATCGCATCAGTCACCGACGGCACTACATACGGGTGAGGCAGCAGCCCCCCAGTTGAGGTTCGAAGTTCCTGAGCAGTTGCAGCGCGTGGGAGATCCGACTGCGTCAATACTACCTCATCGACAAGATCCCTGAGCGGTTCGACAAAGCCTCGATGGTTCTTGTCCCGCATCATTCCCAACACAAGCACTACAGGGCGGAACAGACGGAACCGGTCAGAGCGCAGGAGGTAGTCGGCCAAAGCCTTAGCCGCGGCAGGATTGTGCGCGCCATCCAGCAGGATCGTCGGCCGCCGATCGACAACTTCCAATCGCCCTGCCCAATCGACCAGACCCAAGCCCGATCGTACCGCCTCTTCTGTGACAAGAATCCCTTGGGGTGCTGCCGCTTCCAACAGCGCCAGCGCACAGGCGGCATTATCAAGCTGATGGCGGCCCTCCAGGGCACAATTTAATCCATCATATTGCATGCCAAGACCACGATAGGAAAATCGCCTGGGGGTCTCTCCTTCTGTGCGAAACTCTTCATCCAGACGAACCAGCGGGGCCTCTCTCTCCCTCGCCACCTTTTCGATAGTCCGCCATGCCTCATCTTCGAGCCGGCCCACCACCACCGGTACCCCGGACTTGATGACACCGGCCTTCTCGAAGGCGATCGATGCGAGCGTACTGCCCAAATATTCCTGATGGTCGAAGGCAATCGTCGTGACTGCAGAGGCCATGGGCATGACGATGTTGGTCGCATCAAATCGTCCCCCCAAACCGACCTCTATCACTGCCACGTCGACCCCTGAATCGGCAAAATGCTGAAACGCCATCGCCGTTGTGTATTCGAAAAATGTCGGCGACAGCTCCTCACCACAGAGGGTCTTCAGTTGTTCGGTCAAGAGAGCCACCTGAGATTCATCAATCATGTCGCCATTCACACGGATTCGTTCTCGGAACTCCACCAGATGAGGCGAGGTATAGAGCCCCACTCGATACCCAGCGGCCTGCAACACAGCAGCAACTATGGCCGCAGTAGACCCTTTCCCATTTGTCCCGGCGATGTGCAGCGCACGGTATCGGGTCTGTGG contains:
- a CDS encoding bifunctional folylpolyglutamate synthase/dihydrofolate synthase; amino-acid sequence: MTYSSAVTYLYSLQKHGIKLGLATMKELMVRLGMPQTRYRALHIAGTNGKGSTAAIVAAVLQAAGYRVGLYTSPHLVEFRERIRVNGDMIDESQVALLTEQLKTLCGEELSPTFFEYTTAMAFQHFADSGVDVAVIEVGLGGRFDATNIVMPMASAVTTIAFDHQEYLGSTLASIAFEKAGVIKSGVPVVVGRLEDEAWRTIEKVAREREAPLVRLDEEFRTEGETPRRFSYRGLGMQYDGLNCALEGRHQLDNAACALALLEAAAPQGILVTEEAVRSGLGLVDWAGRLEVVDRRPTILLDGAHNPAAAKALADYLLRSDRFRLFRPVVLVLGMMRDKNHRGFVEPLRDLVDEVVLTQSDLPRAATAQELRTSTGGLLPHPYVVPSVTDAMALANQLATPDGLVCVTGSLMLVGECKAWFRGCGLSPLRG
- a CDS encoding LPS-assembly protein LptD, whose translation is MAVGSRRFVADMAGIAMRLGMCLVGWLMLGILFPLAGGAEGNGGSSSATTTSAGAPPLDITAERIDYLQEQEIYEADGSVMVTQGTLRLTADHITIQALPGILIATGHVRLTDPKADLVTERLELNVNTEAGVVTHGRVYLKPTNTSVEGGLLQRFSEEHYRVKAGRFTNCDAQKGETPAWRFTFKDLDLKVGDSVAFTGAWFCVNDVPVIPIPTLTYPLSKRQTGFLIPTVGYNNRFGMHAQESFFWAINPSQDLTASPFYYSKLGYGSDFKYRYVLDRQSRGQWLVTALQQTELPDVAGVDPTGQDAKQTRALITGTHTQQFTPDLSLRAKAFYVTDASFLQQLSNSGVARAAPSVESNLLANQRLAYGNTYLLGQYLLPLQSGGADTFQRLPEVGYSLPNSSLFNSPILLGAETNFVNFYREQGFTQNRIDILPGLSTGVLNFGHIVGLTPQVKLREVYYTHGVQNSESQHRETFWAGLDATSKLSRRFGMSEGNTLLHTMEPSVIYEYVPPTTQEKITQIDQVDNLPKKNLVTYMLRNRLLEQEGNRSFNWLDLTLAQSWQVGGVQTQARNFTPGVNPTFGNAEQPLQPATTAVEGKKFSDLWLRAVIGNTAPQFTQSQSESAAPGQGVGGGLGQPPAINQYLTIDAFFDPYRSSVSQFNTDFRVQQSNYWYLQVGQRFTQEGNRAQRGDLWNPISFSQVYAPSDEIEFVTATGAFRTPWGWTVGAKGYYDVKNGRSPEYDIVGLYQNPCKCWSLGLFYVQFPDRTQYFFMLSLTGIGWTDSYGTAVVRSILSPLLIGEKGLPWASPGGPYGSPQTGMPQPGMDGTGR